One window of Cydia strobilella chromosome 10, ilCydStro3.1, whole genome shotgun sequence genomic DNA carries:
- the LOC134744993 gene encoding armadillo-like helical domain-containing protein 3 isoform X2 — translation MAMAMRKRSGSGSKRHLKEKVVQIYESFFRGEDLTSDNPTFWDEFFLLKPKIPQLEAEINKLSVEQLLNMKDNMNLLVAQCIEMLGQEHHIRLVYALQTLSALLMTVYQRLGAEPNNVKTILIGSENADAKMQKLLEHCSSTLSGDVPESLKSMVLKLLLIIATGIDNIDDNPLVEYVMTNSLFEPLIQLLCTSTERQQHGYDVVMLLMFLVSYKKQESTNPYVVKLSILDDELALNGGGEEGMLLALYEAAHLNRNFMTTLAHSSAAASAPPSPPATLPPQQSPPNPAQIQALDNEQPTNLLVTFFQYCSIVMADTKTESSVNKCSLCFITLTCIVEEQFANSIMHDQNLTFKVQLYRLPMRHRKIVPEEAPSQPLASTLIDLLVEFMMCHLLKKFPGELYELCVGVLLRLLSYQKRCRVRLARDWRPLWAALIALLKFLVTNESTLLRRHNIFIMAQQVVNIFNLFITFGDTFLPTPASYDQLYYELIRMHQVFDNLFYMALRYSTGDGEFKAEALRLANCLVNVRAIIQHFSPKIESWLNSQSLSTPTEDQILEVVRKNYDSLILKLQEGLEFYSRYSERSHRALLARLLPSAAAHARHSSDAAQLHRHTAAALVHYTAIHVQ, via the exons ATGGCTATGGCTATGAGAAAACGTAGCGGTTCAGGCTCTAAAAGGCACTTGAAAGAGAAGGTAGTACAGATATACGAATCGTTCTTCAGAGGAGAAGACCTGACGAGCGATAATCCAACTTTTTGGGATGAATTCTTCCTTTTGAAGCCGAAAATTCCGCAGCTGGAAGCCGAGATAAACAAACTGTCGGTGGAGCAGCTGCTCAATATGAAGGACAACATGAACCTGCTTGTGGCTCAGTGTATTGAAATGCTGGGTCAAGAGCACCATATAAG GTTAGTGTATGCACTTCAGACACTAAGTGCCCTTTTGATGACAGTGTATCAGCGGCTGGGCGCAGAGCCAAACAATGTGAAAACTATTTTGATTGGATCAGAAAATGCAGATGCCAAGATGCAAAAACTCCTGGAACATTGTAGTTCAACACTGTCAG GGGATGTCCCAGAAAGTCTGAAGTCTATGGTTTTAAAGCTGCTGCTAATAATCGCGACAGGCATAGACAACATAGATGACAACCCTCTGGTGGAGTATGTGATGACAAACTCATTATTTGAGCCTCTGATCCAGTTACTGTGTACTTCTACTGAGAGGCAACAACACG GATACGATGTGGTAATGCTACTCATGTTTTTGGTGAGCTACAAAAAACAGGAGTCCACTAATCCCTATGTAGTCAAGCTGTCAATACTTGATGATGAACTGGCACTAAATGG CGGCGGCGAAGAGGGCATGCTGCTCGCCCTCTACGAAGCGGCGCACCTCAACCGCAACTTCATGACGACGCTCGCGCACTCGTCCGCCGCCGCCTCCGCGCCGCCCTCACCTCCCGCCACTTTGCCCCCGCAACAG AGTCCGCCCAATCCAGCACAAATCCAAGCCCTAGACAACGAACAGCCAACAAACCTGCTCGTCACTTTCTTCCAATATTG TTCAATAGTGATGGCGGACACGAAGACTGAGAGCAGCGTCAACAAATGCAGTCTGTGCTTCATCACGCTCACTTGCATCGTCGAGGAGCAGTTCGCCAACTCCATCATGCACGACCAGAATCTTACTTTTAAG GTACAATTATATAGACTGCCTATGCGTCATAGGAAAATAGTTCCAGAGGAGGCACCGTCCCAACCACTAGCTTCTACGTTGATAG ATCTCCTTGTAGAATTCATGATGTGCCACCTTTTAAAGAAGTTCCCCGGCGAACTCTACGAGCTCTGCGTCGGTGTGTTACTGCGGCTCCTTAGCTACCAGAAGCGATGTCGAGTCCGCTTAGCGAGAGATTGGAGGCCTCTATGGGCGGCCCTAATAGCGCTCTTGAAGTTCCTAGTGACCAATGAGAGCACATTGCTCAGGAGACACAATATCTTCATCATGGCACAACAA GTGGTGAACATCTTCAACCTATTCATCACATTCGGTGACACATTCCTGCCAACGCCAGCTTCCTACGATCAACTGTACTACGAGCTTATTAGGATGCACCAAGTTTTCGACAATCTATTTTACATGG CACTTCGCTACTCGACCGGCGACGGCGAGTTCAAGGCGGAAGCTCTACGGCTGGCCAACTGTCTAGTGAACGTCCGCGCCATCATACAACACTTCTCGCCCAAGATCGAGTCCTGGCTCAACTCGCAGAGCTTGTCAACACCCACAGAGGACCAG ATCCTAGAGGTGGTCCGCAAGAACTACGACAGCCTCATCCTGAAACTGCAAGAGGGGTTGGAGTTCTACTCGCGCTACAGcgagcgctcgcaccgcgcgCTGCTCGCGCGCCTGCTGCCCTCGGCGGCCGCGCACGCGCGACACTCCAGCGACGCCGCGCAGCTGCACCGACACACTGCCGCGGCGCTAGTGCACTACACCGCTATACACGTACAGTGA
- the LOC134744993 gene encoding armadillo-like helical domain-containing protein 3 isoform X1 yields the protein MAMAMRKRSGSGSKRHLKEKVVQIYESFFRGEDLTSDNPTFWDEFFLLKPKIPQLEAEINKLSVEQLLNMKDNMNLLVAQCIEMLGQEHHIRLVYALQTLSALLMTVYQRLGAEPNNVKTILIGSENADAKMQKLLEHCSSTLSGDVPESLKSMVLKLLLIIATGIDNIDDNPLVEYVMTNSLFEPLIQLLCTSTERQQHGYDVVMLLMFLVSYKKQESTNPYVVKLSILDDELALNGYGQVITAALNDFVMSVFGGMQGNTGGGWLSSLTSMVGGIFLTSDDTQPVVRGQRNSGGEEGMLLALYEAAHLNRNFMTTLAHSSAAASAPPSPPATLPPQQSPPNPAQIQALDNEQPTNLLVTFFQYCSIVMADTKTESSVNKCSLCFITLTCIVEEQFANSIMHDQNLTFKVQLYRLPMRHRKIVPEEAPSQPLASTLIDLLVEFMMCHLLKKFPGELYELCVGVLLRLLSYQKRCRVRLARDWRPLWAALIALLKFLVTNESTLLRRHNIFIMAQQVVNIFNLFITFGDTFLPTPASYDQLYYELIRMHQVFDNLFYMALRYSTGDGEFKAEALRLANCLVNVRAIIQHFSPKIESWLNSQSLSTPTEDQILEVVRKNYDSLILKLQEGLEFYSRYSERSHRALLARLLPSAAAHARHSSDAAQLHRHTAAALVHYTAIHVQ from the exons ATGGCTATGGCTATGAGAAAACGTAGCGGTTCAGGCTCTAAAAGGCACTTGAAAGAGAAGGTAGTACAGATATACGAATCGTTCTTCAGAGGAGAAGACCTGACGAGCGATAATCCAACTTTTTGGGATGAATTCTTCCTTTTGAAGCCGAAAATTCCGCAGCTGGAAGCCGAGATAAACAAACTGTCGGTGGAGCAGCTGCTCAATATGAAGGACAACATGAACCTGCTTGTGGCTCAGTGTATTGAAATGCTGGGTCAAGAGCACCATATAAG GTTAGTGTATGCACTTCAGACACTAAGTGCCCTTTTGATGACAGTGTATCAGCGGCTGGGCGCAGAGCCAAACAATGTGAAAACTATTTTGATTGGATCAGAAAATGCAGATGCCAAGATGCAAAAACTCCTGGAACATTGTAGTTCAACACTGTCAG GGGATGTCCCAGAAAGTCTGAAGTCTATGGTTTTAAAGCTGCTGCTAATAATCGCGACAGGCATAGACAACATAGATGACAACCCTCTGGTGGAGTATGTGATGACAAACTCATTATTTGAGCCTCTGATCCAGTTACTGTGTACTTCTACTGAGAGGCAACAACACG GATACGATGTGGTAATGCTACTCATGTTTTTGGTGAGCTACAAAAAACAGGAGTCCACTAATCCCTATGTAGTCAAGCTGTCAATACTTGATGATGAACTGGCACTAAATGG TTACGGCCAAGTTATAACGGCAGCACTGAATGATTTCGTAATGTCGGTGTTCGGCGGCATGCAGGGCAATACAGGGGGCGGGTGGCTTTCATCCCTTACCAGTATGGTGGGTGGGATATTCCTCACCAGCGATGACACTCAGCCGGTTGTGAGGGGACAGAGGAACAG CGGCGGCGAAGAGGGCATGCTGCTCGCCCTCTACGAAGCGGCGCACCTCAACCGCAACTTCATGACGACGCTCGCGCACTCGTCCGCCGCCGCCTCCGCGCCGCCCTCACCTCCCGCCACTTTGCCCCCGCAACAG AGTCCGCCCAATCCAGCACAAATCCAAGCCCTAGACAACGAACAGCCAACAAACCTGCTCGTCACTTTCTTCCAATATTG TTCAATAGTGATGGCGGACACGAAGACTGAGAGCAGCGTCAACAAATGCAGTCTGTGCTTCATCACGCTCACTTGCATCGTCGAGGAGCAGTTCGCCAACTCCATCATGCACGACCAGAATCTTACTTTTAAG GTACAATTATATAGACTGCCTATGCGTCATAGGAAAATAGTTCCAGAGGAGGCACCGTCCCAACCACTAGCTTCTACGTTGATAG ATCTCCTTGTAGAATTCATGATGTGCCACCTTTTAAAGAAGTTCCCCGGCGAACTCTACGAGCTCTGCGTCGGTGTGTTACTGCGGCTCCTTAGCTACCAGAAGCGATGTCGAGTCCGCTTAGCGAGAGATTGGAGGCCTCTATGGGCGGCCCTAATAGCGCTCTTGAAGTTCCTAGTGACCAATGAGAGCACATTGCTCAGGAGACACAATATCTTCATCATGGCACAACAA GTGGTGAACATCTTCAACCTATTCATCACATTCGGTGACACATTCCTGCCAACGCCAGCTTCCTACGATCAACTGTACTACGAGCTTATTAGGATGCACCAAGTTTTCGACAATCTATTTTACATGG CACTTCGCTACTCGACCGGCGACGGCGAGTTCAAGGCGGAAGCTCTACGGCTGGCCAACTGTCTAGTGAACGTCCGCGCCATCATACAACACTTCTCGCCCAAGATCGAGTCCTGGCTCAACTCGCAGAGCTTGTCAACACCCACAGAGGACCAG ATCCTAGAGGTGGTCCGCAAGAACTACGACAGCCTCATCCTGAAACTGCAAGAGGGGTTGGAGTTCTACTCGCGCTACAGcgagcgctcgcaccgcgcgCTGCTCGCGCGCCTGCTGCCCTCGGCGGCCGCGCACGCGCGACACTCCAGCGACGCCGCGCAGCTGCACCGACACACTGCCGCGGCGCTAGTGCACTACACCGCTATACACGTACAGTGA
- the LOC134744572 gene encoding smad nuclear-interacting protein 1 isoform X1 produces MKSKKRHQSSSEESESEASVESKSSSESDSEESSASEHRHKKKRKRADSSDSESDSDDQRRLKKRKHKKKKKKHGKKKRRSESPEGSQSVEEVSSVSEGEISPKKKRKHKHKHKHSKRARSSSASVIIEEEEPTERRLHSVVKERRESSERGQPRTYYPRDYHQSTVESVERDREVQRFYRGSSKERRYQEHYRYTHERNDRFQYDKYKNSEKYDQTHSNVEDYSQRQRQYDEYKRNQRYEERRSPVEEYHKRPKDDNYHAREDPRGFNRYNQYEDRRPKRPDYDNGRDYKERRPPPEERYREREYPDKRERFREEGYVSERPRDGRRDRPFRPEHKPFPPHHREQSRSRSAEPRYKSQERRRPDERAKSGLRDQRPPPPPPAHPHSPRLADSKPHRDRKTRFTNVDEKDYTWGKAEAGKEEAAAGDKEKPNFGLSGKLTADANTVNGVVIKYAEPDDAKQPKRRWRFYPFKGDKALPILYIHRQSCFLIGRDKKVVDIALEHPSISKQHAALQYRCTPFTRPDGTQGRRVRPYVIDLDSANGTFVNNKKVEARRYVELLERDVVKFGFSAREYVLLHENSKDDAQDDDNQEPVATSTTDQIKREKRVKQELVEDGE; encoded by the exons ATGAAGTCTAAAAAGCGACACCAATCATCATCAGAAGAGTCTGAATCTGAAGCTAGTGTGGAATCAAAGAGTTCGTCGGAAAGCGACAGTGAAGAATCCTCGGCGTCAGAACACCGGcacaagaaaaaaagaaaacgtGCTGACTCCTCAGATTCAGAGAGCGATTCCGACGACCAGAGGCGTTTAAAGAAACGgaaacataagaaaaagaagaagaaacatgGCAAAAAGAAAAGGCGGTCAGAGTCTCCCGAGGGAAGTCAGTCCGTAGAGGAAGTTTCTTCCGTCAGCGAAGGTGAAATCTCTccgaaaaaaaagagaaaacacAAGCACAAGCACAAACATTCTAAAAGAGCGCGCAGCTCCTCGGCTAGTGTAATAATTG AAGAAGAGGAGCCAACGGAACGGCGTCTGCATAGCGTCGTTAAGGAGCGCCGTGAATCGTCAGAACGCGGCCAGCCTCGAACGTATTACCC GCGAGACTATCATCAGTCAACAGTGGAAAGTGTTGAGAGGGATCGGGAAGTGCAGCGGTTTTATCGGGGCTCCAGCAAAGAGCGCAGATACCAGGAGCACTACCGCTATACCCATGAACGCAATGACAG ATTCCAATatgacaaatataaaaatagtgaGAAATACGACCAAACTCATTCCAATGTGGAGGATTACAGTCAAAGGCAGAGACAGTATGATGAATATAAAAG gaaCCAAAGGTATGAAGAGCGTCGGTCACCTGTAGAAGAATACCACAAACGTCCCAAAGATGATAATTACCACGCCAGGGAGGACCCTAGag GGTTCAACCGTTACAACCAATATGAGGACAGAAGGCCTAAGCGACCCGACTATGACAATGGCAGGGATTACAAGGAAAG GAGACCGCCTCCCGAAGAACGCTACCGCGAGAGGGAATATCCGGACAAGAGGGAAAGGTTCAGGGAAGAAGGATATGTCTCTGAAAG GCCCCGTGACGGACGCCGCGACCGCCCCTTCCGGCCGGAGCACAAGCCCTTCCCTCCTCACCACAG GGAGCAGTCTCGATCCCGGAGCGCGGAGCCGCGCTACAAGAGCCAGGAGCGGCGCCGGCCCGACGAGCGCGCCAAGTCCGGCCTCCGCGACCagcgcccgcccccgcccccgcccgcgcACCCGCACTCGCCAAGACTCGCCGACTCCAAACCTCACAGGGATAGAAAGACCAG ATTCACAAACGTCGACGAGAAAGATTACACCTGGGGCAAAGCCGAAGCGGGCAAGGAGGAGGCCGCGGCCGGCGACAAGGAGAAGCCCAACTTCGGGCTGTCGGGCAAGCTCACGGCCGACGCCAACACCGTCAACGGCGTCGTCATCAAGTACGCCGAGCCCGACGACGCCAAGCAGCCCAAGAGGCGGTGGAG ATTCTACCCCTTCAAGGGCGACAAGGCCCTCCCGATCCTGTACATCCACCGGCAGTCTTGTTTTCTGATCGGGCGCGACAAGAAGGTGGTAGACATCGCCCTGGAGCACCCGTCCATCAGCAAGCAGCACGCCGCCCTGCAGTACCGCTGCACGCCCTTCACGCGGCCCGATGGCACGCAGGGTCGCCGTGTGAGGCCCTACGTCATAGACCTGG ACTCGGCAAACGGCACATTCGTGAACAACAAGAAGGTGGAGGCGCGGCGCTACGTGGAGCTGCTGGAGCGCGACGTGGTCAAGTTCGGGTTCTCGGCGCGCGAGTACGTGCTGCTGCACGAGAACAGCAAGGACGACGCGCAGGACGACGACAACCAGGAGCCCGTCGCCACCAGCACCACCGACCAGATCAAGCGCGAGAAGCGCGTCAAGCAGGAGCTGGTCGAGGACGGCGAGTAG
- the LOC134744572 gene encoding smad nuclear-interacting protein 1 isoform X3, giving the protein MKSKKRHQSSSEESESEASVESKSSSESDSEESSASEHRHKKKRKRADSSDSESDSDDQRRLKKRKHKKKKKKHGKKKRRSESPEGSQSVEEVSSVSEGEISPKKKRKHKHKHKHSKRARSSSASVIIEEEEPTERRLHSVVKERRESSERGQPRTYYPNQRYEERRSPVEEYHKRPKDDNYHAREDPRGFNRYNQYEDRRPKRPDYDNGRDYKERRPPPEERYREREYPDKRERFREEGYVSERPRDGRRDRPFRPEHKPFPPHHREQSRSRSAEPRYKSQERRRPDERAKSGLRDQRPPPPPPAHPHSPRLADSKPHRDRKTRFTNVDEKDYTWGKAEAGKEEAAAGDKEKPNFGLSGKLTADANTVNGVVIKYAEPDDAKQPKRRWRFYPFKGDKALPILYIHRQSCFLIGRDKKVVDIALEHPSISKQHAALQYRCTPFTRPDGTQGRRVRPYVIDLDSANGTFVNNKKVEARRYVELLERDVVKFGFSAREYVLLHENSKDDAQDDDNQEPVATSTTDQIKREKRVKQELVEDGE; this is encoded by the exons ATGAAGTCTAAAAAGCGACACCAATCATCATCAGAAGAGTCTGAATCTGAAGCTAGTGTGGAATCAAAGAGTTCGTCGGAAAGCGACAGTGAAGAATCCTCGGCGTCAGAACACCGGcacaagaaaaaaagaaaacgtGCTGACTCCTCAGATTCAGAGAGCGATTCCGACGACCAGAGGCGTTTAAAGAAACGgaaacataagaaaaagaagaagaaacatgGCAAAAAGAAAAGGCGGTCAGAGTCTCCCGAGGGAAGTCAGTCCGTAGAGGAAGTTTCTTCCGTCAGCGAAGGTGAAATCTCTccgaaaaaaaagagaaaacacAAGCACAAGCACAAACATTCTAAAAGAGCGCGCAGCTCCTCGGCTAGTGTAATAATTG AAGAAGAGGAGCCAACGGAACGGCGTCTGCATAGCGTCGTTAAGGAGCGCCGTGAATCGTCAGAACGCGGCCAGCCTCGAACGTATTACCC gaaCCAAAGGTATGAAGAGCGTCGGTCACCTGTAGAAGAATACCACAAACGTCCCAAAGATGATAATTACCACGCCAGGGAGGACCCTAGag GGTTCAACCGTTACAACCAATATGAGGACAGAAGGCCTAAGCGACCCGACTATGACAATGGCAGGGATTACAAGGAAAG GAGACCGCCTCCCGAAGAACGCTACCGCGAGAGGGAATATCCGGACAAGAGGGAAAGGTTCAGGGAAGAAGGATATGTCTCTGAAAG GCCCCGTGACGGACGCCGCGACCGCCCCTTCCGGCCGGAGCACAAGCCCTTCCCTCCTCACCACAG GGAGCAGTCTCGATCCCGGAGCGCGGAGCCGCGCTACAAGAGCCAGGAGCGGCGCCGGCCCGACGAGCGCGCCAAGTCCGGCCTCCGCGACCagcgcccgcccccgcccccgcccgcgcACCCGCACTCGCCAAGACTCGCCGACTCCAAACCTCACAGGGATAGAAAGACCAG ATTCACAAACGTCGACGAGAAAGATTACACCTGGGGCAAAGCCGAAGCGGGCAAGGAGGAGGCCGCGGCCGGCGACAAGGAGAAGCCCAACTTCGGGCTGTCGGGCAAGCTCACGGCCGACGCCAACACCGTCAACGGCGTCGTCATCAAGTACGCCGAGCCCGACGACGCCAAGCAGCCCAAGAGGCGGTGGAG ATTCTACCCCTTCAAGGGCGACAAGGCCCTCCCGATCCTGTACATCCACCGGCAGTCTTGTTTTCTGATCGGGCGCGACAAGAAGGTGGTAGACATCGCCCTGGAGCACCCGTCCATCAGCAAGCAGCACGCCGCCCTGCAGTACCGCTGCACGCCCTTCACGCGGCCCGATGGCACGCAGGGTCGCCGTGTGAGGCCCTACGTCATAGACCTGG ACTCGGCAAACGGCACATTCGTGAACAACAAGAAGGTGGAGGCGCGGCGCTACGTGGAGCTGCTGGAGCGCGACGTGGTCAAGTTCGGGTTCTCGGCGCGCGAGTACGTGCTGCTGCACGAGAACAGCAAGGACGACGCGCAGGACGACGACAACCAGGAGCCCGTCGCCACCAGCACCACCGACCAGATCAAGCGCGAGAAGCGCGTCAAGCAGGAGCTGGTCGAGGACGGCGAGTAG
- the LOC134744572 gene encoding smad nuclear-interacting protein 1 isoform X2 → MKSKKRHQSSSEESESEASVESKSSSESDSEESSASEHRHKKKRKRADSSDSESDSDDQRRLKKRKHKKKKKKHGKKKRRSESPEGSQSVEEVSSVSEGEISPKKKRKHKHKHKHSKRARSSSASVIIEEEEPTERRLHSVVKERRESSERGQPRTYYPRDYHQSTVESVERDREVQRFYRGSSKERRYQEHYRYTHERNDRNQRYEERRSPVEEYHKRPKDDNYHAREDPRGFNRYNQYEDRRPKRPDYDNGRDYKERRPPPEERYREREYPDKRERFREEGYVSERPRDGRRDRPFRPEHKPFPPHHREQSRSRSAEPRYKSQERRRPDERAKSGLRDQRPPPPPPAHPHSPRLADSKPHRDRKTRFTNVDEKDYTWGKAEAGKEEAAAGDKEKPNFGLSGKLTADANTVNGVVIKYAEPDDAKQPKRRWRFYPFKGDKALPILYIHRQSCFLIGRDKKVVDIALEHPSISKQHAALQYRCTPFTRPDGTQGRRVRPYVIDLDSANGTFVNNKKVEARRYVELLERDVVKFGFSAREYVLLHENSKDDAQDDDNQEPVATSTTDQIKREKRVKQELVEDGE, encoded by the exons ATGAAGTCTAAAAAGCGACACCAATCATCATCAGAAGAGTCTGAATCTGAAGCTAGTGTGGAATCAAAGAGTTCGTCGGAAAGCGACAGTGAAGAATCCTCGGCGTCAGAACACCGGcacaagaaaaaaagaaaacgtGCTGACTCCTCAGATTCAGAGAGCGATTCCGACGACCAGAGGCGTTTAAAGAAACGgaaacataagaaaaagaagaagaaacatgGCAAAAAGAAAAGGCGGTCAGAGTCTCCCGAGGGAAGTCAGTCCGTAGAGGAAGTTTCTTCCGTCAGCGAAGGTGAAATCTCTccgaaaaaaaagagaaaacacAAGCACAAGCACAAACATTCTAAAAGAGCGCGCAGCTCCTCGGCTAGTGTAATAATTG AAGAAGAGGAGCCAACGGAACGGCGTCTGCATAGCGTCGTTAAGGAGCGCCGTGAATCGTCAGAACGCGGCCAGCCTCGAACGTATTACCC GCGAGACTATCATCAGTCAACAGTGGAAAGTGTTGAGAGGGATCGGGAAGTGCAGCGGTTTTATCGGGGCTCCAGCAAAGAGCGCAGATACCAGGAGCACTACCGCTATACCCATGAACGCAATGACAG gaaCCAAAGGTATGAAGAGCGTCGGTCACCTGTAGAAGAATACCACAAACGTCCCAAAGATGATAATTACCACGCCAGGGAGGACCCTAGag GGTTCAACCGTTACAACCAATATGAGGACAGAAGGCCTAAGCGACCCGACTATGACAATGGCAGGGATTACAAGGAAAG GAGACCGCCTCCCGAAGAACGCTACCGCGAGAGGGAATATCCGGACAAGAGGGAAAGGTTCAGGGAAGAAGGATATGTCTCTGAAAG GCCCCGTGACGGACGCCGCGACCGCCCCTTCCGGCCGGAGCACAAGCCCTTCCCTCCTCACCACAG GGAGCAGTCTCGATCCCGGAGCGCGGAGCCGCGCTACAAGAGCCAGGAGCGGCGCCGGCCCGACGAGCGCGCCAAGTCCGGCCTCCGCGACCagcgcccgcccccgcccccgcccgcgcACCCGCACTCGCCAAGACTCGCCGACTCCAAACCTCACAGGGATAGAAAGACCAG ATTCACAAACGTCGACGAGAAAGATTACACCTGGGGCAAAGCCGAAGCGGGCAAGGAGGAGGCCGCGGCCGGCGACAAGGAGAAGCCCAACTTCGGGCTGTCGGGCAAGCTCACGGCCGACGCCAACACCGTCAACGGCGTCGTCATCAAGTACGCCGAGCCCGACGACGCCAAGCAGCCCAAGAGGCGGTGGAG ATTCTACCCCTTCAAGGGCGACAAGGCCCTCCCGATCCTGTACATCCACCGGCAGTCTTGTTTTCTGATCGGGCGCGACAAGAAGGTGGTAGACATCGCCCTGGAGCACCCGTCCATCAGCAAGCAGCACGCCGCCCTGCAGTACCGCTGCACGCCCTTCACGCGGCCCGATGGCACGCAGGGTCGCCGTGTGAGGCCCTACGTCATAGACCTGG ACTCGGCAAACGGCACATTCGTGAACAACAAGAAGGTGGAGGCGCGGCGCTACGTGGAGCTGCTGGAGCGCGACGTGGTCAAGTTCGGGTTCTCGGCGCGCGAGTACGTGCTGCTGCACGAGAACAGCAAGGACGACGCGCAGGACGACGACAACCAGGAGCCCGTCGCCACCAGCACCACCGACCAGATCAAGCGCGAGAAGCGCGTCAAGCAGGAGCTGGTCGAGGACGGCGAGTAG